A single genomic interval of Paralichthys olivaceus isolate ysfri-2021 chromosome 7, ASM2471397v2, whole genome shotgun sequence harbors:
- the mfge8b gene encoding milk fat globule EGF and factor V/VIII domain containing b isoform X4, producing MTEHTRVLMWLQLFAACLVLAANGDYCEVNVCSNGGTCVTGAGTPFICICLDGFSGETCNETETGPCNPNPCKNDAICEVTGQSRRGDVFSEYVCKCQPGFEGVHCQNNINDCAGQPCENGGICRDLDGDFKCHCPSPYVGKHCQLRCISLLGMEGGGIAESQISASSVRYSLLGLQRWGPELSRLHNKGLVNAWSAAAHDRNPWIEINMQRKMRITGIVTQGASRIGTAEFIKAFKVASSLDGKTYTMYRTDGQRKDNVFVGNVDNDGTKTNLFDPPIIAQFIRVVPVVCRKACTLRMELVGCELNGCSEPMGMKSRLVSDRQITASSTFRTWGIEAFNWHPHYARLDKQGKTNAWTAATNNRSEWLQVDLLSPKKITGIITQGAKDFGAIQFVMAFKVAHSDNGQSWTIVKDETTNTDKIFPGNSDNNVHKKNIFEPPFYSRYVRILPWEWHDRITLRMELLGCDE from the exons aTGACGGAGCACACGCGAGTTCTCATGTGGCTGCAACTTTTCGCGGCTTGTCTGGTGTTGGCAGCGAACG GGGATTACTGTGAGGTGAATGTGTGCAGTAATGGTGGAACCTGTGTTACTGGAGCAGGAACTCCATTCATCTGTATCTGTCTTGATGGCTTCTCTGGAGAAACCTGCAACGAGACTGAGACTG GGCCCTGCAACCCCAATCCCTGCAAGAACGATGCCATCTGCGAGGTGACGGGCCAATCCCGCCGAGGTGACGTCTTCAGCGAGTACGTCTGCAAGTGTCAGCCGGGCTTTGAAGGTGTCCATTGCCAGAACA ATATAAACGACTGTGCCGGCCAGCCATGCGAGAATGGAGGCATCTGCAGGGACCTGGATGGAGATTTCAAATGCCACTGCCCCTCGCCTTATGTGGGCAAACACTGCCAACTGC GCTGCATTTCTCTGCTTGGCATGGAGGGAGGGGGCATCGCTGAATCCCAGATCTCAGCCTCATCAGTCCGCTACAGCCTGCTGGGCCTGCAACGCTGGGGACCTGAGCTCTCCCGCCTCCACAACAAGGGGCTGGTTAATGCCTGGAGCGCTGCTGCACATGACAGGAACCCATGGATAGAG ATCAACATGCAGAGGAAAATGCGTATCACAGGTATTGTGACTCAAGGTGCCAGTCGCATTGGAACAGCCGAGTTCATTAAGGCCTTCAAGGTGGCCTCCAGTCTGGACGGCAAGACATACACCATGTACAGAACCGACGGACAGAGAAAGGATAAT GTATTTGTAGGAAACGTGGACAATGACGGCACCAAGACCAACTTGTTTGACCCTCCAATCATCGCCCAGTTTATCCGCGTTGTACCGGTGGTGTGTCGCAAGGCCTGCACCCTGCGCATGGAGCTGGTGGGCTGCGAGCTAAATG GTTGCTCTGAACCGATGGGCATGAAGTCTCGACTGGTGTCTGACCGCCAGATCACAGCCTCCAGCACATTCCGCACCTGGGGCATCGAGGCCTTCAACTGGCACCCTCACTATGCCCGACTGGACAAGCAGGGCAAGACGAACGCCTGGACCGCCGCCACCAACAACCGATCTGAGTGGCTGCAG GTGGACCTCCTGTCTCCCAAGAAGATCACAGGAATCATCACACAAGGGGCCAAGGACTTTGGCGCCATCCAGTTTGTTATGGCCTTTAAAGTGGCTCACAGTGACAACGGGCAGTCCTGGACCATTGTGAAGGACGaaaccacaaacacagacaag ATCTTTCCCGGCAACAGCGACAACAACGTTCACAAAAAGAACATCTTTGAGCCGCCGTTCTACAGTCGATATGTTCGCATTCTGCCGTGGGAGTGGCACGACCGCATCACCCTGCGAATGGAGCTCCTGGGCTGTGACGAGTAA
- the mfge8b gene encoding milk fat globule EGF and factor V/VIII domain containing b isoform X1, translating into MTEHTRVLMWLQLFAACLVLAANGDYCEVNVCSNGGTCVTGAGTPFICICLDGFSGETCNETETGPCNPNPCKNDAICEVTGQSRRGDVFSEYVCKCQPGFEGVHCQNSVQGADLSSIKDINDCAGQPCENGGICRDLDGDFKCHCPSPYVGKHCQLRCISLLGMEGGGIAESQISASSVRYSLLGLQRWGPELSRLHNKGLVNAWSAAAHDRNPWIEINMQRKMRITGIVTQGASRIGTAEFIKAFKVASSLDGKTYTMYRTDGQRKDNVFVGNVDNDGTKTNLFDPPIIAQFIRVVPVVCRKACTLRMELVGCELNVYSNTSGCSEPMGMKSRLVSDRQITASSTFRTWGIEAFNWHPHYARLDKQGKTNAWTAATNNRSEWLQVDLLSPKKITGIITQGAKDFGAIQFVMAFKVAHSDNGQSWTIVKDETTNTDKIFPGNSDNNVHKKNIFEPPFYSRYVRILPWEWHDRITLRMELLGCDE; encoded by the exons aTGACGGAGCACACGCGAGTTCTCATGTGGCTGCAACTTTTCGCGGCTTGTCTGGTGTTGGCAGCGAACG GGGATTACTGTGAGGTGAATGTGTGCAGTAATGGTGGAACCTGTGTTACTGGAGCAGGAACTCCATTCATCTGTATCTGTCTTGATGGCTTCTCTGGAGAAACCTGCAACGAGACTGAGACTG GGCCCTGCAACCCCAATCCCTGCAAGAACGATGCCATCTGCGAGGTGACGGGCCAATCCCGCCGAGGTGACGTCTTCAGCGAGTACGTCTGCAAGTGTCAGCCGGGCTTTGAAGGTGTCCATTGCCAGAACA GTGTCCAAGGGGCAGATTTAAGTTCGATAAAag ATATAAACGACTGTGCCGGCCAGCCATGCGAGAATGGAGGCATCTGCAGGGACCTGGATGGAGATTTCAAATGCCACTGCCCCTCGCCTTATGTGGGCAAACACTGCCAACTGC GCTGCATTTCTCTGCTTGGCATGGAGGGAGGGGGCATCGCTGAATCCCAGATCTCAGCCTCATCAGTCCGCTACAGCCTGCTGGGCCTGCAACGCTGGGGACCTGAGCTCTCCCGCCTCCACAACAAGGGGCTGGTTAATGCCTGGAGCGCTGCTGCACATGACAGGAACCCATGGATAGAG ATCAACATGCAGAGGAAAATGCGTATCACAGGTATTGTGACTCAAGGTGCCAGTCGCATTGGAACAGCCGAGTTCATTAAGGCCTTCAAGGTGGCCTCCAGTCTGGACGGCAAGACATACACCATGTACAGAACCGACGGACAGAGAAAGGATAAT GTATTTGTAGGAAACGTGGACAATGACGGCACCAAGACCAACTTGTTTGACCCTCCAATCATCGCCCAGTTTATCCGCGTTGTACCGGTGGTGTGTCGCAAGGCCTGCACCCTGCGCATGGAGCTGGTGGGCTGCGAGCTAAATG TGTATTCAAACACTTCAGGTTGCTCTGAACCGATGGGCATGAAGTCTCGACTGGTGTCTGACCGCCAGATCACAGCCTCCAGCACATTCCGCACCTGGGGCATCGAGGCCTTCAACTGGCACCCTCACTATGCCCGACTGGACAAGCAGGGCAAGACGAACGCCTGGACCGCCGCCACCAACAACCGATCTGAGTGGCTGCAG GTGGACCTCCTGTCTCCCAAGAAGATCACAGGAATCATCACACAAGGGGCCAAGGACTTTGGCGCCATCCAGTTTGTTATGGCCTTTAAAGTGGCTCACAGTGACAACGGGCAGTCCTGGACCATTGTGAAGGACGaaaccacaaacacagacaag ATCTTTCCCGGCAACAGCGACAACAACGTTCACAAAAAGAACATCTTTGAGCCGCCGTTCTACAGTCGATATGTTCGCATTCTGCCGTGGGAGTGGCACGACCGCATCACCCTGCGAATGGAGCTCCTGGGCTGTGACGAGTAA
- the mfge8b gene encoding milk fat globule EGF and factor V/VIII domain containing b isoform X2 translates to MTEHTRVLMWLQLFAACLVLAANGDYCEVNVCSNGGTCVTGAGTPFICICLDGFSGETCNETETGPCNPNPCKNDAICEVTGQSRRGDVFSEYVCKCQPGFEGVHCQNSVQGADLSSIKDINDCAGQPCENGGICRDLDGDFKCHCPSPYVGKHCQLRCISLLGMEGGGIAESQISASSVRYSLLGLQRWGPELSRLHNKGLVNAWSAAAHDRNPWIEINMQRKMRITGIVTQGASRIGTAEFIKAFKVASSLDGKTYTMYRTDGQRKDNVFVGNVDNDGTKTNLFDPPIIAQFIRVVPVVCRKACTLRMELVGCELNGCSEPMGMKSRLVSDRQITASSTFRTWGIEAFNWHPHYARLDKQGKTNAWTAATNNRSEWLQVDLLSPKKITGIITQGAKDFGAIQFVMAFKVAHSDNGQSWTIVKDETTNTDKIFPGNSDNNVHKKNIFEPPFYSRYVRILPWEWHDRITLRMELLGCDE, encoded by the exons aTGACGGAGCACACGCGAGTTCTCATGTGGCTGCAACTTTTCGCGGCTTGTCTGGTGTTGGCAGCGAACG GGGATTACTGTGAGGTGAATGTGTGCAGTAATGGTGGAACCTGTGTTACTGGAGCAGGAACTCCATTCATCTGTATCTGTCTTGATGGCTTCTCTGGAGAAACCTGCAACGAGACTGAGACTG GGCCCTGCAACCCCAATCCCTGCAAGAACGATGCCATCTGCGAGGTGACGGGCCAATCCCGCCGAGGTGACGTCTTCAGCGAGTACGTCTGCAAGTGTCAGCCGGGCTTTGAAGGTGTCCATTGCCAGAACA GTGTCCAAGGGGCAGATTTAAGTTCGATAAAag ATATAAACGACTGTGCCGGCCAGCCATGCGAGAATGGAGGCATCTGCAGGGACCTGGATGGAGATTTCAAATGCCACTGCCCCTCGCCTTATGTGGGCAAACACTGCCAACTGC GCTGCATTTCTCTGCTTGGCATGGAGGGAGGGGGCATCGCTGAATCCCAGATCTCAGCCTCATCAGTCCGCTACAGCCTGCTGGGCCTGCAACGCTGGGGACCTGAGCTCTCCCGCCTCCACAACAAGGGGCTGGTTAATGCCTGGAGCGCTGCTGCACATGACAGGAACCCATGGATAGAG ATCAACATGCAGAGGAAAATGCGTATCACAGGTATTGTGACTCAAGGTGCCAGTCGCATTGGAACAGCCGAGTTCATTAAGGCCTTCAAGGTGGCCTCCAGTCTGGACGGCAAGACATACACCATGTACAGAACCGACGGACAGAGAAAGGATAAT GTATTTGTAGGAAACGTGGACAATGACGGCACCAAGACCAACTTGTTTGACCCTCCAATCATCGCCCAGTTTATCCGCGTTGTACCGGTGGTGTGTCGCAAGGCCTGCACCCTGCGCATGGAGCTGGTGGGCTGCGAGCTAAATG GTTGCTCTGAACCGATGGGCATGAAGTCTCGACTGGTGTCTGACCGCCAGATCACAGCCTCCAGCACATTCCGCACCTGGGGCATCGAGGCCTTCAACTGGCACCCTCACTATGCCCGACTGGACAAGCAGGGCAAGACGAACGCCTGGACCGCCGCCACCAACAACCGATCTGAGTGGCTGCAG GTGGACCTCCTGTCTCCCAAGAAGATCACAGGAATCATCACACAAGGGGCCAAGGACTTTGGCGCCATCCAGTTTGTTATGGCCTTTAAAGTGGCTCACAGTGACAACGGGCAGTCCTGGACCATTGTGAAGGACGaaaccacaaacacagacaag ATCTTTCCCGGCAACAGCGACAACAACGTTCACAAAAAGAACATCTTTGAGCCGCCGTTCTACAGTCGATATGTTCGCATTCTGCCGTGGGAGTGGCACGACCGCATCACCCTGCGAATGGAGCTCCTGGGCTGTGACGAGTAA
- the mfge8b gene encoding milk fat globule EGF and factor V/VIII domain containing b isoform X3: MTEHTRVLMWLQLFAACLVLAANGDYCEVNVCSNGGTCVTGAGTPFICICLDGFSGETCNETETGPCNPNPCKNDAICEVTGQSRRGDVFSEYVCKCQPGFEGVHCQNNINDCAGQPCENGGICRDLDGDFKCHCPSPYVGKHCQLRCISLLGMEGGGIAESQISASSVRYSLLGLQRWGPELSRLHNKGLVNAWSAAAHDRNPWIEINMQRKMRITGIVTQGASRIGTAEFIKAFKVASSLDGKTYTMYRTDGQRKDNVFVGNVDNDGTKTNLFDPPIIAQFIRVVPVVCRKACTLRMELVGCELNVYSNTSGCSEPMGMKSRLVSDRQITASSTFRTWGIEAFNWHPHYARLDKQGKTNAWTAATNNRSEWLQVDLLSPKKITGIITQGAKDFGAIQFVMAFKVAHSDNGQSWTIVKDETTNTDKIFPGNSDNNVHKKNIFEPPFYSRYVRILPWEWHDRITLRMELLGCDE; the protein is encoded by the exons aTGACGGAGCACACGCGAGTTCTCATGTGGCTGCAACTTTTCGCGGCTTGTCTGGTGTTGGCAGCGAACG GGGATTACTGTGAGGTGAATGTGTGCAGTAATGGTGGAACCTGTGTTACTGGAGCAGGAACTCCATTCATCTGTATCTGTCTTGATGGCTTCTCTGGAGAAACCTGCAACGAGACTGAGACTG GGCCCTGCAACCCCAATCCCTGCAAGAACGATGCCATCTGCGAGGTGACGGGCCAATCCCGCCGAGGTGACGTCTTCAGCGAGTACGTCTGCAAGTGTCAGCCGGGCTTTGAAGGTGTCCATTGCCAGAACA ATATAAACGACTGTGCCGGCCAGCCATGCGAGAATGGAGGCATCTGCAGGGACCTGGATGGAGATTTCAAATGCCACTGCCCCTCGCCTTATGTGGGCAAACACTGCCAACTGC GCTGCATTTCTCTGCTTGGCATGGAGGGAGGGGGCATCGCTGAATCCCAGATCTCAGCCTCATCAGTCCGCTACAGCCTGCTGGGCCTGCAACGCTGGGGACCTGAGCTCTCCCGCCTCCACAACAAGGGGCTGGTTAATGCCTGGAGCGCTGCTGCACATGACAGGAACCCATGGATAGAG ATCAACATGCAGAGGAAAATGCGTATCACAGGTATTGTGACTCAAGGTGCCAGTCGCATTGGAACAGCCGAGTTCATTAAGGCCTTCAAGGTGGCCTCCAGTCTGGACGGCAAGACATACACCATGTACAGAACCGACGGACAGAGAAAGGATAAT GTATTTGTAGGAAACGTGGACAATGACGGCACCAAGACCAACTTGTTTGACCCTCCAATCATCGCCCAGTTTATCCGCGTTGTACCGGTGGTGTGTCGCAAGGCCTGCACCCTGCGCATGGAGCTGGTGGGCTGCGAGCTAAATG TGTATTCAAACACTTCAGGTTGCTCTGAACCGATGGGCATGAAGTCTCGACTGGTGTCTGACCGCCAGATCACAGCCTCCAGCACATTCCGCACCTGGGGCATCGAGGCCTTCAACTGGCACCCTCACTATGCCCGACTGGACAAGCAGGGCAAGACGAACGCCTGGACCGCCGCCACCAACAACCGATCTGAGTGGCTGCAG GTGGACCTCCTGTCTCCCAAGAAGATCACAGGAATCATCACACAAGGGGCCAAGGACTTTGGCGCCATCCAGTTTGTTATGGCCTTTAAAGTGGCTCACAGTGACAACGGGCAGTCCTGGACCATTGTGAAGGACGaaaccacaaacacagacaag ATCTTTCCCGGCAACAGCGACAACAACGTTCACAAAAAGAACATCTTTGAGCCGCCGTTCTACAGTCGATATGTTCGCATTCTGCCGTGGGAGTGGCACGACCGCATCACCCTGCGAATGGAGCTCCTGGGCTGTGACGAGTAA